In Colletotrichum lupini chromosome 6, complete sequence, a single window of DNA contains:
- a CDS encoding microtubule associated protein, translating to MFLFVFIFADQQSVLHTFSSIPFRASANTFITAKLCVYEEARRVEIFAGASIPCWWLRYLGKKGGRNTTKYLASNSSTPISCQRTCFVRHVDFTIVAIAPSRCHHRLATDKEGETLTLLSSIGLRYLQVPSCFSHPSPIIHHQRIFSFETPFQRPPFPGSSPPPETANHSLEDQRRARQRKIHTHHDDSRPTTARRVDDDGDDDTSRLNHSGSATVDESQNTPTKPPPDEQPHNNELGRRTPSSSRTNIEHQNESMLPPPRPQTSAVPDTSFVEGPTFDDSYHGDSLAESAVRAHLQDVESSFVSRVSPIPTITHEGTDDTYLFDGAAASSRSPAPARQPPASPSPSPRPRFDATPEEDSAIHNLPELRPQDSASADVSNTTSALETMSSSPAAAAAARTISRALSSASNRTDKQSGEPAPADDTEDEQSLSRAESAAESVSTTLRSKRSDGSLQGGSVDAGSTPGHSLRYGTRPKYLRSRGASQRSSVSSFITNPDTHDELESEGTANLGADFALQSGGAAGTLSLPRSLSSILSRSVSIGSMASGLDEPESLPSQLETLEEDDNRFSPRRSARNEDLLATPKPSKENLTAPTDTVIARHVRNVQVPESLAMEYRTKSGFVTPRKPSDMPLGASTRSGKNLTLKEQSSTIERLSKENFDLKLKVMFLSDRLDKLSEEGVKEMISENVELKTSLAVIQRDNKALRRRVKELEKQLKDDQDRPGTAKSGGSSNDTSSNLDAQEREEELTYLRERVEEYITEIERLRNDNMSKEAEKRKLSEVVRSLGERTSGNLGSQEEADVWKDLLEQETARREQSDEDNRKLRDEIFRMKQEASGGHGGMHHTTNIYNITKKHRQVSPSRPVSGLSGDLETNGGFSAASTLVDELRRESEQLRHENAELRREVGAQTSMLTSRNREKERLYQEIEDLKMAQRRGGPAPSTVDSLLERSASRAGAHHRSMSRVSASRTQMTEIDELEREELENKLAETRDKISEIKLQNQELQRELEGCMADFETAVEGKGQAEEIAATLQEDLDNAMNDLVALQAERDEALREQADMETEFESLRKEAQEEIDALEGEADQRNDEIQRLQFELNDRTENFDALQEEMRKMSEALLGLEDETAAKIGRIKQLEQELAEANKESEELESKLLESNDKAQRLSVQQESSQGEIAFLREEQEGDKIRIGDLEAALANTEQSLRDERDRIKELEQRLVTERRQHEMVSNQEKEEVTQFVNELNREMSAAKDEARRLRKSLTSREVEATEWKERLMELENNLREALGDLNGTRSSLLKSIAKLQRELENTVRELDTTKASLVEKDRIIKQRDALLESHGLESRKLGGELEKERQAHRTTKNQFETFQKTHLHVSRTVSTQDLRISELESSRTQDKKKISHLEATFRDQLTERNNLLLVLWTRLSALCGTDWAHDNSLINGRALPSLEAVATMLPGFSKNLLGAIKMIETMVGGFSSRVKGVERDLWREYQSLENNLEIRTKKLERLETIVRNSIASGSLGSYEQARMERLEDAYRQLKVENATLRTAQDVRSRAAYSATNDPSAVITEPGSGSPSPSIPTGPRERERKPRKGERTSTMTRSVSSHTVTTPGSTNHNPFEATLAERDPADNRWIFKLRDLENKLKAEREGRSQDRNAARQRLGGLETENPEKVELAGIALRRFHLYSLNLLYQQQSRNRRTAFARDLEEFCGQAAFWVQQSNTEASLSGVVCQPCLTEHPYVIYIPSRLVISKKSSTEANVWLLRGAPPTLRPSPALFAGFPPPSLASLATHLSLLDAISNSRWSRAESTTGRCMSFCTSKTDWSGAERGSPLVLLVMDVRLERGGSGASSSARLTGLMFDEQHIDPSFKLVRKKPLRLHHQQTTKMFRLHRLSQGRTRTPLRLPSSQYRTVMMGAAAPKKEGDISSVFVSLSGAAREPLPDRFRVLKEDLIAGHEDAVAASWNRLLRALREENKVIREKGPAIIPSVEFKDLEGDIERLKGDIRKRGAAVVRGVFDEKEARGYKEEVEEYVRKNPSTKVYELYWSHPQIKARSHPNMLKAQSTLMSSLWNKSPSAAISLQPVTYADRLRIRQPGDATFALGPHIDGGSVERWEREGYGKAGTYDAVFRGEWEKYDPWDVSARVEAVQDLYNGAGACSMFRMFQGWLSLSNCGPREGTLLVNPLVQLSTAYFLLRPFFQPRKEVSESGSGVAAGEGEEFLREENWAFTGGEAMSSELQGATPGHGQELSEALHPHLQLDGTMVHIPRIKPGDFVVWHADQIHAVDKVHQGQGDSSVMYIPVCPATDLNVGYLARQREAFLEGLPGPDFPGGKGESEHVGRPGEDAIEGVEARRAMGLEKLVGAGDGHGERDLIQRANKVLGV from the exons ATGTTTTTGTTTGTATTCATTTTCGCGGATCAACAGTCCGTTCTTCACACGTTCTCTAGCATCCCCTTTAGAG CATCAGCCAACACGTTCATCACTGCCAAACTTTGTGTTTACGAGGAAGCACGTAGGGTAGAAATTTTTGCTGGTGCTTCCATTCCTTGTTGGTGGTTGCGGTACCTTGGGAAAAAGGGTGGAAGGAACACCACCAAATACCTAG CATCCAATTCCTCGACACCCATCTCCTGCCAACGCACATGTTTCGTGCGACACGTTGACTTCACCATTGTTGCTATCGCTCCATCCCGATGCCACCACAGACTCGCGACTGACAAGGAGGGAGAAACTCTGACACTTCTTAGCTCAATCGGTTTACGTTACCTCCAGGTACCTAGTTGCTTTTCTCATCCCTCACCGATCATTCATCACCAGCGCATCTTCTCCTTCGAAACGCCCTTTCAGCGCCCACCATTCCCCGGCTCGAGCCCCCCTCCCGAAACCGCCAATCATTCCCTCGAGGACCAACGACGGGCGAGACAAAGAAAAATCCAC ACCCATCACGACGACTCCCGTCCTACTACTGCCCGTCGGGTTGACGACGACGGTGATGATGACACATCGCGGCTCAATCATTCAGGAAGCGCTACTGTTGACGAGTCGCAAAACACGCCGACCAAACCCCCTCCTGACGAACAACCTCACAACAACGAACTAGGTCGCCGTACCCCGTCCAGCTCCCGTACCAATATCGAACATCAAAACGAATCTATGCTCCCTCCACCGCGACCCCAGACCTCCGCCGTACCGGACACCAGCTTTGTCGAGGGCCCTACCTTTGACGACTCCTACCATGGCGATTCTTTGGCTGAATCTGCTGTTCGCGCACATCTCCAGGACGTTGAATCAAGCTTCGTCTCTCGTGTATCCCCGATCCCCACAATAACCCACGAGGGCACCGACGACACTTACCTCTTCGATGGCGCGGCCGCTTCTTCGAGATCCCCTGCCCCAGCCAGACAACCCCCTGCGAGCCCCAGCCCCAGTCCAAGGCCGAGATTCGATGCGACCCCTGAGGAAGACTCGGCCATCCACAACCTTCCCGAACTGCGACCGCAAGACTCGGCCTCTGCCGACGTCTCCAATACAACTTCTGCCCTGGAAACTATGTCCTCCtcgcccgccgccgccgccgccgcgcgaACAATATCCAGGGCCCTTTCCAGCGCCAGCAATCGGACCGACAAGCAATCGGGGGAACCCGCTCCGGCTGACGACACCGAGGATGAACAATCTCTATCTCGTGCGGAATCTGCTGCCGAATCTGTGTCAACGACTCTCCGAAGCAAGCGCTCCGACGGCAGCCTTCAAGGGGGCTCTGTGGATGCCGGCAGTACACCTGGTCATTCTCTCCGCTACGGCACGCGGCCAAAGTATCTGCGTAGCCGGGGCGCCAGCCAGCGATCCTCCGTCTCCTCTTTCATCACCAACCCCGATACCCACGATGAACTTGAGAGCGAAGGCACTGCGAATCTTGGCGCCGATTTCGCCCTGCAATCTGGAGGTGCAGCTGGCACGCTGAGCTTACCCCGCAGTCTCAGCAGCATCCTGTCGCGCTCCGTGAGCATCGGCAGCATGGCCTCGGGTTTGGACGAGCCCGAATCGCTACCTAGTCAACTTGAGACACTTGAAGAGGACGACAACCGGTTCTCGCCACGCCGATCAGCCCGAAACGAAGATCTCCTGGCTACCCCGAAACCCTCCAAGGAGAATCTAACTGCGCCCACCGATACTGTCATCGCCCGGCATGTTAGAAATGTGCAGGTCCCTGAGTCGTTGGCCATGGAGTACAGGACTAAGAGTGGCTTTGTGACGCCCCGCAAGCCCTCAGACATGCCGCTTGGCGCCTCCACGAGGTCGGGTAAGAATTTGACACTCAAGGAGCAGAGCAGCACCATTGAGCGTCTGTCCAAAGAGAACTTTGACCTCAAGCTGAAGGTCATGTTCCTCAGCGATCGCCTTGACAAGCTATCCGAAGAGGGTGTTAAGGAGATGATCTCGGAAAACGTGGAACTCAAGACGAGCCTCGCCGTCATCCAGCGTGATAACAAGGCCTTGCGAAGGCGGGTCAAGGAGTTGGAGAAGCAGTTGAAAGACGACCAGGACCGCCCCGGAACAGCAAAGAGTGGTGGATCGTCTAATGACACCTCCTCCAACCTGGATGCTCAGGAACGTGAGGAGGAGTTGACATACCTGCGCGAGCGCGTCGAAGAATACATCACTGAGATTGAGAggcttcggaacgataacatGTCAAAGGAGGCAGAAAAGCGTAAGCTCAGTGAGGTGGTCAGGTCGCTAGGCGAGAGAACCAGCGGCAATCTTGGCAGTCAGGAAGAGGCCGACGTATGGAAGGACCTTCTCGAGCAGGAGACGGCCCGACGCGAGCAGTCCGACGAGGACAACCGTAAGCTGCGTGATGAGATCTTCCGCATGAAACAGGAAGCCAGTGGCGGCCACGGTGGCATGCACCACACCACCAACATTTACAACATCACCAAGAAGCACAGACAAGTCTCTCCAAGTCGCCCCGTGTCTGGTCTATCCGGTGATCTTGAAACGAATGGTGGCTTTAGTGCGGCAAGTACGTTGGTGGATGAACTCAGGAGAGAAAGTGAGCAACTACGACACGAAAACGCCGAGCTGAGGCGCGAGGTAGGAGCGCAGACATCCATGCTCACGTCGAGGAACCGTGAAAAGGAGCGATTATATCAGGAGATTGAGGATCTGAAGATGGCGCAGCGGCGAGGAGGACCCGCACCATCCACGGTGGACTCCCTGCTCGAGCGTTCGGCATCTCGCGCCGGCGCCCACCACCGGTCGATGTCAAGAGTCAGCGCCAGTAGGACGCAAATGACAGAGATCGATGAGCTGGAGCGCGAAGAGTTGGAGAACAAACTCGCCGAAACGCGCGACAAGATTAGCGAGATCAAATTACAGAACCAAGAGCTTCAACGGGAGCTCGAGGGATGCATGGCAGACTTTGAGACAGCAGTCGAGGGTAAGGGCCAAGCTGAGGAAATCGCTGCCACACTCCAGGAAGATCTCGACAATGCCATGAACGACCTCGTGGCTTTGCAGGCCGAGAGGGACGAAGCGCTCAGGGAGCAGGCGGATATGGAGACGGAATTCGAATCGTTGCGGAAAGAAGCCCAGGAAGAAATCGATGCTTTGGAGGGCGAGGCCGACCAACGAAACGACGAGATACAAAGGCTGCAGTTTGAGCTCAATGACCGCACAGAAAACTTCGATGCCCTGCAGGAGGAAATGCGCAAGATGAGCGAAGCGCTACTGGGATTGGAGGACGAGACAGCAGCCAAGATTGGCAGGATCAAGCAACTAGAGCAAGAACTCGCAGAAGCCAACAAGGAGTCAGAGGAGCTCGAATCCAAGCTGCTCGAGTCCAACGACAAGGCTCAGCGGCTCAGCGTACAACAAGAATCCAGCCAGGGTGAAATTGCTTTCTTGCGTGAGGAGCAGGAAGGCGACAAGATCCGCATCGGCGATCTCGAGGCGGCTCTCGCTAATACCGAGCAGAGCTTGCGCGACGAACGCGACAGGATCAAGGAGCTAGAGCAGCGTCTTGTTACTGAGCGCCGCCAACACGAGATGGTTTCCAATCAGGAGAAGGAAGAGGTGACGCAGTTCGTCAACGAGCTTAACCGCGAGATGTCGGCGGCCAAAGACGAAGCCCGGAGGTTGCGTAAGAGTCTCACCTCTCGCGAAGTTGAGGCGACCGAATGGAAGGAGCGGCTCATGGAGTTGGAGAACAATCTTAGAGAGGCACTGGGCGATCTTAACGGGACACGATCCAGCCTTCTCAAG TCGATTGCAAAACTTCAGCGCGAGTTGGAGAACACCGTTCGCGAGCTGGACACCACCAAGGCGTCGCTCGTCGAGAAGGATCGTATCATCAAGCAGCGCGACGCTTTGCTTGAGTCTCACGGCCTGGAGTCTCGCAAACTTGGGGGAGAGCTCGAAAAGGAGAGACAGGCGCACCGGACGACGAAGAACCAGTTCGAGACATTTCAGAAGACACACTTGCATGTGTCGAGAACTGTTAGCACACAGGACCTACGCATCTCGGAGCTCGAATCCTCGCGGACCCAGGACAAGAAGAAGATTTCGCATCTCGAGGCGACGTTCCGAGACCAGCTCACTGAGCGCAACAACTTGCTGCTAGTACTGTGGACCCGACTTTCGGCCCTTTGTGGCACTGACTGGGCGCACGACAATAGTCTCATCAATGGGCGCGCGCTGCCTTCTCTGGAGGCTGTGGCTACTATGCTGCCCGGCTTCAGCAAAAACTTGCTGGGCGCTATCAAGATGATCGAAACCATGGTTGGTGGGTTCTCGTCTCGCGTCAAGGGCGTGGAACGGGACTTATGGCGCGAGTATCAGAGCCTCGAGAACAACCTCGAGATCCGGACTAAGAAGCTGGAGCGGCTGGAGACGATTGTACGCAACAGCATAGCATCGGGATCCCTCGGGTCCTATGAGCAGGCTAGGATGGAGCGTCTCGAGGACGCCTACCGCCAACTCAAGGTTGAGAACGCAACACTACGAACCGCTCAGGACGTCAGGAGTCGGGCTGCCTATTCAGCAACCAACGACCCCAGCGCGGTTATCACTGAGCCCGGCAGTGGAAGCCCGTCGCCGTCCATTCCCACAGGACCGAGAGAGCGAGAGAGGAAGCCTCGCAAGGGCGAGAGAACGTCGACGATGACACGGAGCGTTTCCAGCCATACGGTGACGACGCCTGGGTCAACCAATCACAACCCTTTTGAAGCCACGTTGGCGGAGCGGGACCCAGCAGACAACCGGTGGATTTTCAAGCTCCGCGACCTCGAGAACAAGCTCAAGGCTGAGCGCGAAGGCCGCTCGCAGGACCGTAATGCGGCAAGACAGCGGCTGGGCGGACTCGAAACAGAAAACC CTGAAAAAGTAGAGCTGGCTGGGATTGCGTTGCGGAGGTTTCATTTGTATTCGCTCAACCTCTTGTACCAACAGCAGAGCCGGAAT CGGCGAACGGCCTTTGCTAGGGATCTGGAGGAGTTTTGCGGACAGGCCGCCTTTTGGGTACAACAGTCTAATACCGAAGCCTCTCTGTCTGGCGTTGTTTGTCAGCCTTGCCTTACAGAACACCCTTATGTCATCTATATTCCATCGCGCCTAGTT ATCTCGAAGAAGAGTTCAACAGAGGCCAATGTTTGGCTTCTA CGTGGGGCTCCTCCGACTCTCCGCCCCAGTCCCGCACTGTTTGCGGGGTTCCCTCCGCCTTCACTTGCAAGTCTAGCCACCCACCTTAGCTTACTGGATGCGATTTCGAACTCCCGTTGGTCACGCGCAGAGAGCACAACGGGACGATGCATGTCATTCTGCACCTCCAAGACCGACTGGAGCGGGGCAGAGCGGGGCTCCCCATTGGTCTTGCTCGTTATGGATGTCCGCCTCGAACGCGGGGGATCCGGG GCATCATCATCGGCGAGGTTGACGGGATTAATGTTTGACGAACAACATATTGACCCAAGTTTTAA ACTCGTCCGGAAGAAGCCACTACGTCTACATCATCAACAGACCACCAAGATGTTCCGTCTCCACAGGCTGTCCCAGGGTCGGACACGCACCCCTCTCCGCCTTCCATCATCACAATACCGAACAGTCATGATGGGCGCCGCAGCGCCAAAAAAGGAAGGCGATATCTCTTCCGTCTTCGTCTCTCTTTCGGGCGCCGCCCGTGAACCGCTCCCGGACCGCTTCCGTGTGCTTAAAGAGGACCTCATCGCGGGTCACGAGGATGCCGTCGCTGCGTCCTGGAACCGGCTTCTGCGTGCTTTGCGGGAGGAGAATAAAGTTATCCGGGAAAAGGGACCCGCCATCATCCCGAGCGTTGAATTCAAAGACTTGGAGGGCGATATTGAGAGGCTAAAGGGTGATATCCGCAAGCGTGGCGCCGCTGTCGTTCGTGGTGTCTTTGATGAGAAGGAGGCTAGAGGATACAAAGAGGAGGTTGAGGAATATGTCAGGAAGAACCCATCCACAAAAG TCTACGAGCTCTACTGGTCTCACCCACAAATCAAAGCCCGCTCGCATCCCAATATGCTCAAAGCCCAGTCGACCCTCATGAGCTCCCTCTGGAACAAGTCCCCCTCGGCCGCCATCTCTCTGCAACCCGTGACCTACGCCGATCGCCTTCGCATCCGTCAGCCCGGCGACGCAACGTTCGCCCTCGGCCCACACATTGACGGCGGGTCTGTGGAGAGATGGGAACGCGAAGGGTACGGCAAGGCCGGGACCTACGATGCCGTCTTCCGAGGCGAATGGGAGAAGTACGACCCGTGGGACGTCAGCGCCCGCGTCGAAGCTGTGCAAGACTTGTACAACGGTGCCGGCGCATGCAGCATGTTCCGCATGTTCCAGGGCTGGCTGAGCCTGAGCAACTGTGGGCCGAGGGAGGGGACCTTGTTGGTGAACCCGTTGGTGCAGCTCTCGACCGCCTACTTTCTCCTCCGGCCGTTTTTCCAGCCGCGCAAGGAAGTATCTGAGAGTGGCAGTGGGGTCGCCGCGGGAGAAGGCGAGGAGTTCTTGCGAGAGGAGAACTGGGCGTTTACGGGCGGCGAGGCGATGAGTAGCGAGCTACAAGGGGCAACACCGGGACACGGACAGGAGCTCAGTGAGGCGCTGCATCCGCATCTGCAACTTGATGGGACAATGGTTCATATCCCGCGCATCAAGCCTGGGGACTTTGTCGTTTGGCACGCGGACCAGATCCACGCCGTCGATAAGGTTCACCAGGGACAGGGAGACTCGAGTGTCATGTACATCCCCGTGTGTCCGGCGACGGATTTGAATGTCGGGTACTTGGCGAGGCAGAGGGAGGCGTTTCTTGAAGGGCTGCCAGGGCCGGATTTCCCCGGCGGAAAGGGGGAGAGCGAACACGTGGGGCGGCCTGGAGAGGATGCCATCGAGGGGGTGGAGGCGAGGCGGGCGATGGGATTGGAAAAATTGGTCGGCGCTGGAGATGGGCATGGAGAGAGGGATTTGATCCAGAGGGCGAACAAAGTCCTGGGGGTTTGA